Proteins encoded in a region of the Micropterus dolomieu isolate WLL.071019.BEF.003 ecotype Adirondacks linkage group LG07, ASM2129224v1, whole genome shotgun sequence genome:
- the zgc:162396 gene encoding putative methyltransferase DDB_G0268948: MSHRLFEGKAHASIYQKYRFTPPDEVKNYILQYLNKRKGEPHVLAVDLGCGTGQNSRLLAPYFQEVVGIDISECQLEEARAVPGFPNVTYRKGVAEVLPFPDGSVDLLTAASAAHWFDQSRFLVEASRVLKPRGCMALLGFCDSNTRLHYQNCGERLTHIYEEVKLALLPHTSNQVAVSEGKLEEIYSAIPFPDKERIESIRVSSPISVRNLVGFIETWSMFQASKKKDPQTAEDLLLKTQKRFLEEMGVTSPDTEIEHELEYFCVLASKPQ; encoded by the exons ATGTCCCACCGGCTGTTTGAGGGGAAGGCTCATGCCTCCATCTACCAAAAGTATCGATTTACTCCTCCAGATGAGGTCAAGAACTATATTCTTCAGTATCTAAACAAAAGG AAGGGAGAGCCACATGTACTGGCAGTGGATCTGGGATGTGGGACAGGTCAGAATTCCCGGCTACTGGCACCGTACTTCCAGGAAGTGGTGGGCATTGACATTAGCGAGTGTCAACTGGAGGAGGCCAGAGCTGTGCCAGGGTTTCCTAACGTCACATACAG GAAGGGGGTAGCAGAGGTCCTTCCTTTTCCAGATGGCTCAGTAGACTTGCTGACAGCAGCGTCAGCAGCCCACTGGTTTGATCAGTCGAGGTTCCTAGTTGAGGCAAGTCGGGTTTTAAAACCCCGGGGTTGCATGGCTCTGCTGGGCTTCTGTGACTCTAACACCAGACTTCACTACCAGAACTGTGGAGAAAGACTCACTCACATCTATGAAGAG GTGAAGCTGGCGCTGTTGCCACACACTAGCAATCAAGTAGCTGTATCTGAGGGTAAGCTGGAAGAGATCTACTCAGCCATCCCTTTTCCAGACAAAGAGAG GATTGAGAGTATTCGGGTGAGCTCACCAATCTCTGTGAGGAACCTGGTGGGTTTCATTGAGACCTGGTCCATGTTCCAAGCTTCCAAGAAAAAAGATCCCCAGACTGCTGAAGACCTGCTGCTCAAGACTCAGAAGAG GTTTCTGGAGGAGATGGGAGTCACGTCTCCTGACACTGAAATAGAGCATGAACTGGAATATTTCTGTGTCCTGGCATCAAAACCACAATAA
- the zgc:162780 gene encoding putative methyltransferase DDB_G0268948 isoform X2 has product MAYRLFEGKKHVSSYWKYRISPPDHLIQQVIDFLEKQKGRPFELAVDVGCGSGQGTVLLAKHFASVVGTDVSPAQLEVAVQQANKPNITYRQCVAEELPFADSSVDLMTAMSAFHWFDRPRFLQEAHRVLKPHGCLALLNYTIDMELSYPDCCSHALNQVCKEFYAALQHYRSPHLGPSSIELYREAYESIPYPDKEWQECVWVKMPMPLSSYMGLVESFSSYQALLRDDPQKATSLSQDISQRLMSIMKVTSLETEVVVAVKYYYLLACKPQET; this is encoded by the exons ATGGCTTACCGTCTGTTTGAAGGCAAGAAACACGTTTCTTCCTACTGGAAGTATAGGATCTCTCCACCAGACCATCTGATACAACAGGTGATTGACTTCCTGGAAAAACAG AAAGGTCGTCCCTTTGAGCTGGCTGTGGATGTGGGATGCGGCTCAGGACAGGGGACAGTGCTGCTTGCCAAACACTTTGCTTCTGTGGTAGGGACTGACGTTAGTCCTGCCCAGCTGGAAGTGGCTGTGCAGCAGGCCAACAAGCCGAACATTACCTATAG ACAGTGTGTGGCCGAGGAGCTGCCTTTTGCTGACAGCTCCGTGGACCTAATGACAGCCATGTCTGCCTTCCACTGGTTCGACCGACCACGCTTTCTCCAGGAGGCCCACAGAGTCCTGAAACCTCATGGCTGCTTGGCTCTGCTCAACTACACCATTGACATGGAGCTCAGCTACCCTGACTGCTGCTCGCATGCACTCAACCAAGTCTGCAAAGAG TTTTATGCAGCCTTGCAACATTACCGCAGTCCTCACCTTGGCCCCAGCTCTATTGAGTTATACCGGGAGGCCTATGAATCCATCCCTTACCCTGACAAGGAGTG gcaggagtgtgtgtgggtgaaaaTGCCCATGCCTCTGTCCAGCTACATGGGCTTGGTGGAGTCTTTTTCGAGCTATCAGGCTCTGCTGAGAGATGACCCGCAGAAAGCCACCAGCCTCTCCCAGGACATCTCTCAAAG GTTGATGTCCATAATGAAGGTGACCTCTTTGGAGACAGAGGTGGTGGTGGCTGTTAAATATTATTACCTTCTGGCCTGCAAACCTCAGGAAACCTGA
- the zgc:162780 gene encoding putative methyltransferase DDB_G0268948 isoform X1, translated as MHLCSQKRQLAMAYRLFEGKKHVSSYWKYRISPPDHLIQQVIDFLEKQKGRPFELAVDVGCGSGQGTVLLAKHFASVVGTDVSPAQLEVAVQQANKPNITYRQCVAEELPFADSSVDLMTAMSAFHWFDRPRFLQEAHRVLKPHGCLALLNYTIDMELSYPDCCSHALNQVCKEFYAALQHYRSPHLGPSSIELYREAYESIPYPDKEWQECVWVKMPMPLSSYMGLVESFSSYQALLRDDPQKATSLSQDISQRLMSIMKVTSLETEVVVAVKYYYLLACKPQET; from the exons ATGCATCT CTGTTCACAGAAGCGTCAACTAGCTATGGCTTACCGTCTGTTTGAAGGCAAGAAACACGTTTCTTCCTACTGGAAGTATAGGATCTCTCCACCAGACCATCTGATACAACAGGTGATTGACTTCCTGGAAAAACAG AAAGGTCGTCCCTTTGAGCTGGCTGTGGATGTGGGATGCGGCTCAGGACAGGGGACAGTGCTGCTTGCCAAACACTTTGCTTCTGTGGTAGGGACTGACGTTAGTCCTGCCCAGCTGGAAGTGGCTGTGCAGCAGGCCAACAAGCCGAACATTACCTATAG ACAGTGTGTGGCCGAGGAGCTGCCTTTTGCTGACAGCTCCGTGGACCTAATGACAGCCATGTCTGCCTTCCACTGGTTCGACCGACCACGCTTTCTCCAGGAGGCCCACAGAGTCCTGAAACCTCATGGCTGCTTGGCTCTGCTCAACTACACCATTGACATGGAGCTCAGCTACCCTGACTGCTGCTCGCATGCACTCAACCAAGTCTGCAAAGAG TTTTATGCAGCCTTGCAACATTACCGCAGTCCTCACCTTGGCCCCAGCTCTATTGAGTTATACCGGGAGGCCTATGAATCCATCCCTTACCCTGACAAGGAGTG gcaggagtgtgtgtgggtgaaaaTGCCCATGCCTCTGTCCAGCTACATGGGCTTGGTGGAGTCTTTTTCGAGCTATCAGGCTCTGCTGAGAGATGACCCGCAGAAAGCCACCAGCCTCTCCCAGGACATCTCTCAAAG GTTGATGTCCATAATGAAGGTGACCTCTTTGGAGACAGAGGTGGTGGTGGCTGTTAAATATTATTACCTTCTGGCCTGCAAACCTCAGGAAACCTGA